A DNA window from Impatiens glandulifera chromosome 7, dImpGla2.1, whole genome shotgun sequence contains the following coding sequences:
- the LOC124909792 gene encoding uncharacterized mitochondrial protein AtMg00810-like, with protein MVVVLLYVDDIILTGNNYDEVARLQDELSLRFEMKKLGELGTFLGLQIENFDKGLFVSHINYAKKLVEKFGMTDGKKSYTPLDVNPRLSRDEGTCLPDPRPYRALVGSLIYLTITRPDIAYAVGVVSRYMQEPRKPHLEEVKKILKYINTSLDIGLLYEKDAKFVLQGYTDADFAGDRDDRRSTSGFVFLCGNTSIFWSSRKQGSVSLSTTEEEYKALAHAVQECIWLRRLWEDFHVKTKHIELEHHFIREKVLEGIIEMVAVRSEENVDDIFTKALLKEPLGLSKDSWSYLENETLHVS; from the exons ATGGTGGTGGTGCttctttatgtggatgacataatctTGACGGGCAATAACTATGATGAGGTTGCTCGTCTACAAGATGAGCTCTCGCTccgttttgagatgaagaagcttGGTGAACTTGGAACTTTCCTTGGTCTACAAATCGAAAATTTTGATAAAGGGTTATTTGTATCGCATATCAACTACGCAAAGAAGTTGGTAGAAAAATTTGGTATGACTGATGGAAAAAAGAGCTATACTCCTCTCGACGTAAATCCTAGACTTAGTCGAGACGAAGGAACATGTCTACCAGATCCTCGTCCTTATCGTGCTCTTGTGGGAAGTTTGATTTATCTGACTATAACAAGGCCTGACATTGCTTATGCAGTTGGAGTGGTGAGCCGATACATGCAGGAGCCAAGGAAACCACACCTCGAAGAAGTGAAGAAAATTCTGAAGTATATTAATACCTCACTAGATATTGGTCTACTCTACGAAAAAGATGCAAAATTCGTCTTGCAAGGATATACAGATGCTGACTTTGCTGGAGATCGAGACGATCGAAGGTCCACATctgggtttgtttttctttgtggaaATACTAGCATATTTTGGAGTAGTAGAAAACAAGGATCAGTATCCTTATCTACAACAGAAGAAGAATACAAAGCATTAGCTCACGCAGTACAGGAGTGCATATGGCTTCGTAGACTCTGGGAGGATTTTCATGTCAA gacaaaacacattgagttgGAGCATCACTTTATTCGTGAAAAAGTACTAGAGGGAATCATTGAGATGGTTGCAGTAAGGAGTGAAGAAAATGTTgatgatatcttcacaaaagcaCTTCTTAAAG AGCCTCTTGGATTGTCCAAAGACTCTTGGTCTTATCTAGAaaatgagactcttcatgtctcTTAG